Proteins from one Candidatus Poribacteria bacterium genomic window:
- the maf gene encoding septum formation inhibitor Maf gives MIESPQLDNTLPNIILASKSPRRADLLKQIGLEFEVYPSEIEEPQITTSPAIAVQELARAKAKAVAAKFGAGIVLGADTVVVIDGQPIGKPENDAHAIEILTRLSGNRHEVITGVALIDIERKNEVVWSEKTAVYFRKLRQSEILAYVRSGESSDKAGAYGIQGQAGTFVEGIEGCYFNVVGLPLASLTVQLWRLLEDDPKQ, from the coding sequence ATGATTGAAAGCCCCCAATTGGACAACACCCTCCCCAATATCATTCTCGCCTCAAAATCGCCACGTCGCGCAGATTTGCTCAAGCAGATTGGTCTTGAATTTGAAGTATACCCCAGTGAAATAGAAGAGCCACAAATCACAACATCTCCAGCAATTGCTGTCCAAGAACTTGCGCGTGCAAAGGCGAAAGCGGTTGCTGCCAAGTTCGGTGCAGGGATTGTTCTCGGCGCGGATACCGTTGTTGTCATTGATGGTCAACCAATCGGCAAACCGGAAAATGATGCACACGCCATTGAAATTTTAACGCGACTTAGCGGAAATCGGCATGAAGTGATTACAGGCGTTGCGTTAATTGATATCGAGCGGAAAAACGAAGTGGTATGGTCAGAAAAAACAGCAGTCTATTTTAGGAAGTTGCGTCAATCGGAGATCTTGGCGTATGTCCGCAGTGGCGAGTCGTCGGATAAGGCGGGTGCTTACGGGATACAAGGGCAAGCAGGGACTTTCGTTGAGGGAATCGAGGGATGTTATTTCAACGTGGTGGGCCTTCCATTAGCGAGTTTGACCGTGCAGCTTTGGCGGCTACTTGAGGACGATCCAAAACAGTAA
- a CDS encoding M28 family peptidase, producing the protein MSTKNPYLQMDQQIVGDIYTSREVMDNLTVLCDDFGSRFAGTPDERRAADFICETFDRYGLKDARLESYSYAGWSRGPATLEIVEPIQRSLHCISLPYCPTGDTTAELISAGYGSPAEYEDLGDETQGRIVMAGSASPPDLGRWVHRKEKYERSVLGGANAFIFISESPGVGPETGSLQNDQPAPIPGISICKEDGEFLARLMERKGTVRLRLNTTDVNEPRTSWNVVADLPGKEKPDEMVILGCHYDGHDISQGAVDPASGMVLVIEAARVLASYAGEQLKRTVRFLGFGTEEIGLTGAFRYADAHEGELDSVRFMYNLDAAGGSSRKGVVLHRWPNLVPFFQDAAKELAADIPVGQHMHPYSDHFPFVLKGVPTGHMGDPDAPPSGRGFGHTAYDTLDKVELENLRKGSAAAARLALRIANADDFPAQRRNAEAVQALIDTDPGLEGYRVSLELRREPQPS; encoded by the coding sequence ATGAGTACAAAAAATCCATATTTGCAAATGGATCAGCAGATAGTTGGTGACATCTATACATCACGGGAGGTGATGGATAACCTCACCGTGTTATGCGATGACTTCGGATCACGGTTCGCAGGGACGCCAGACGAGCGCAGGGCTGCAGATTTCATCTGCGAGACTTTTGACCGTTACGGCCTCAAAGACGCTCGATTGGAGTCCTATTCCTACGCAGGATGGTCACGCGGACCGGCAACGTTGGAAATCGTCGAGCCGATCCAAAGGTCACTTCACTGCATCTCACTGCCCTACTGTCCTACTGGCGACACCACGGCAGAATTGATCTCTGCCGGTTATGGCAGTCCTGCCGAGTACGAGGACTTGGGTGATGAGACGCAAGGCAGAATCGTGATGGCGGGCAGCGCATCTCCCCCTGACTTGGGACGATGGGTGCATCGCAAGGAAAAATATGAACGCTCCGTCTTGGGCGGTGCCAACGCCTTTATTTTTATCAGCGAGAGCCCCGGCGTCGGGCCCGAAACAGGGAGTCTGCAAAATGACCAACCTGCCCCTATTCCGGGCATCTCAATATGCAAGGAGGATGGTGAATTTCTGGCGCGGTTGATGGAGCGGAAGGGCACAGTTAGACTACGTCTGAACACAACCGACGTCAACGAGCCCCGAACCTCGTGGAACGTCGTTGCCGATCTGCCGGGAAAGGAAAAACCCGATGAGATGGTAATTCTAGGTTGTCATTACGACGGTCATGACATCTCACAGGGAGCCGTGGATCCGGCGTCGGGTATGGTACTCGTCATCGAAGCCGCACGGGTGCTCGCCTCGTATGCCGGTGAACAACTCAAGCGAACGGTTCGATTCCTCGGCTTCGGCACCGAGGAGATTGGGTTAACCGGCGCATTTCGCTATGCGGATGCCCATGAGGGTGAACTAGATAGCGTCCGTTTCATGTATAATCTTGATGCAGCGGGCGGTTCGAGTCGAAAAGGTGTGGTGCTGCATCGTTGGCCAAACTTAGTACCGTTCTTCCAAGATGCCGCAAAAGAGCTTGCAGCTGACATCCCTGTCGGTCAGCATATGCATCCGTATTCCGATCACTTCCCCTTTGTCCTAAAAGGCGTTCCAACGGGGCACATGGGTGATCCCGACGCCCCGCCCTCGGGCAGAGGCTTCGGACACACGGCGTATGATACGCTGGACAAGGTGGAGTTGGAAAATCTGCGAAAAGGAAGTGCGGCGGCGGCACGACTGGCATTGCGAATCGCCAACGCTGATGACTTTCCTGCCCAACGCCGGAATGCTGAAGCCGTTCAGGCACTCATCGACACGGATCCGGGCTTGGAAGGATACCGTGTATCGCTGGAGTTGAGGAGGGAACCTCAACCATCGTAG
- a CDS encoding 2-hydroxyacid dehydrogenase, whose product MPQVRFFTFLSPEITPLLTQYAPPGFEVSVHTSDLPDEEKIPLVQDADFLILFPGQISERVLRSAPRLKLIQLVAAGYDSMEVSLCQELGIPVANNGGANSIDVAEHTIGLILGFYRRLIELDRNVRGDRWRDIDTGSSTYTINGKTVGIVGLGNIGKRVAHLLRAFGARLLYYDQYPPAQNIESELGVTRMSLEDLLRESDIVTVHLPLTPETRGIIGKHELSLLKPTAILVNTCRGPIVDEVALTEVLSERCILGAALDVLEQEPPSPGNPLLKLDNVLLTPHVAGVTYNTWTRRGEFVFQNLQRVWEGEPPLAVVREG is encoded by the coding sequence ATGCCCCAAGTTAGATTCTTTACTTTTCTATCTCCAGAAATAACACCCCTGCTTACCCAATATGCCCCACCGGGTTTTGAGGTCAGCGTACACACAAGCGATCTGCCAGATGAGGAGAAAATCCCCCTTGTACAGGATGCGGATTTTCTGATTCTTTTCCCCGGCCAAATCTCAGAACGGGTACTCCGCTCCGCTCCTCGCCTCAAACTAATTCAGTTAGTCGCCGCGGGCTACGATAGCATGGAGGTGAGCCTATGCCAAGAACTTGGCATTCCTGTCGCCAACAATGGGGGCGCGAATTCCATTGATGTCGCGGAGCATACTATCGGCCTCATACTAGGCTTTTATCGCCGTCTGATAGAGTTAGATCGAAATGTTCGGGGGGACCGATGGCGTGATATTGATACGGGATCTTCAACATACACCATCAACGGCAAGACAGTCGGAATTGTAGGGCTTGGAAATATCGGAAAGCGTGTCGCTCATTTGTTGCGTGCCTTTGGAGCGCGCCTTCTCTACTATGATCAGTATCCACCTGCTCAGAACATAGAGTCGGAACTTGGCGTAACTCGCATGTCATTGGAGGACCTGCTTCGGGAGTCAGATATTGTGACGGTGCATCTGCCGCTTACACCCGAAACCCGTGGCATTATTGGCAAACATGAACTTTCTCTGCTGAAGCCCACAGCCATACTCGTCAATACTTGTCGAGGTCCCATTGTGGACGAAGTTGCCTTGACGGAAGTACTGAGTGAACGGTGCATCCTCGGAGCTGCCCTTGATGTCTTGGAGCAAGAACCACCGTCCCCGGGCAATCCCCTTCTCAAGTTGGACAATGTGCTGCTTACGCCGCATGTCGCGGGTGTAACCTACAATACGTGGACGCGAAGGGGTGAATTTGTGTTCCAGAATCTTCAGCGGGTATGGGAAGGAGAGCCGCCGCTAGCAGTCGTGCGGGAAGGCTAA
- a CDS encoding 5-deoxy-glucuronate isomerase: MNLFKKYKPDKGYTRLIESGEMGITGLDFGILNLGIGESFFEDTGDNEVMLVVLGGQCELLVGHNGNKAHGLIGDRADVFEGEAYRVSIPYRTTYEILAHDDPVEVAVCKAPSFLETAAVILEPGDDFNRGEHALIVSETPAHSISGEAICFYRLTPVEGHASQRIYREGHSFEQSVNVHHNNVLALPKGYHAELAEVEVQLYCLRISGS; encoded by the coding sequence ATGAACCTATTCAAAAAATACAAACCGGATAAAGGATATACCCGACTTATTGAGAGCGGTGAAATGGGAATAACAGGGCTTGATTTTGGTATCCTCAATCTCGGCATCGGTGAATCTTTCTTTGAAGACACCGGGGATAACGAGGTTATGCTGGTGGTACTCGGAGGTCAGTGCGAATTGCTTGTTGGGCATAACGGGAATAAAGCCCACGGACTCATTGGGGACCGTGCAGATGTCTTTGAAGGCGAGGCGTATCGAGTATCTATCCCTTATCGGACAACCTACGAAATTCTTGCGCACGATGATCCTGTAGAGGTCGCAGTTTGTAAAGCACCTTCATTTCTTGAAACAGCAGCTGTCATCCTTGAACCGGGCGACGATTTCAACCGTGGTGAGCATGCGTTAATTGTCAGTGAAACACCTGCTCACTCAATCTCTGGTGAAGCGATCTGTTTCTATCGTCTCACACCCGTGGAAGGACACGCCTCTCAACGCATCTATCGCGAGGGACATTCGTTTGAACAATCCGTGAATGTTCATCACAATAACGTGCTCGCACTGCCCAAAGGCTACCACGCCGAACTTGCAGAGGTGGAAGTTCAGTTGTATTGCCTTCGGATTTCTGGCTCGTAA
- a CDS encoding phytanoyl-CoA dioxygenase family protein, giving the protein LMVNCQLAIDATTQENGCIQFVPGSHKWGLQEHERGQEKFRLFLPGHYHERDDAVPVEMAPGAGVFFNALIIHGSAANTSTQARRMNTFAYNVTGNGVTQCREALRGKPL; this is encoded by the coding sequence CTGATGGTAAACTGCCAACTCGCAATTGACGCAACAACACAGGAGAATGGATGCATCCAATTCGTCCCTGGCAGCCATAAATGGGGGCTACAGGAACACGAACGGGGACAGGAGAAGTTTCGCCTATTTCTGCCGGGACACTACCATGAACGTGATGATGCTGTCCCAGTAGAGATGGCGCCAGGGGCTGGCGTTTTTTTTAACGCACTAATCATTCACGGTTCCGCTGCCAACACGTCAACCCAAGCTCGACGAATGAATACCTTCGCCTATAATGTTACAGGCAACGGCGTCACCCAGTGCCGCGAAGCGCTTCGGGGCAAACCGCTCTGA
- a CDS encoding phytanoyl-CoA dioxygenase family protein translates to MEITKAQVDHFHAHGFFFVPNPFGEERMREIDQIVVESEEKWTNTDWPSGLNKLACQFLTVGEPILQIVEQPQLVEMAERLLNCEQVHVGACGLGDALTAISERQGLYRQVYWHADGGPDVKQVSFRTGLDRHDPTNAPLRILPGSHLRAKEEIWEELLQLEIATGQHDLAPKELYAKHPTEVEVLLDPRWTLVWTPSCWHATGVKTAAGPRRAMGWNYFPAGGRKRDVEALKYIFSEEWKDWSDERKQLWGLLD, encoded by the coding sequence ATGGAGATCACCAAGGCACAGGTGGATCATTTTCACGCGCACGGATTCTTTTTTGTGCCCAATCCTTTTGGCGAGGAACGAATGCGCGAAATTGATCAAATTGTTGTGGAGAGCGAGGAAAAGTGGACGAACACAGATTGGCCCAGTGGACTCAACAAACTTGCCTGTCAATTTCTTACGGTAGGAGAGCCAATCCTCCAGATAGTGGAGCAACCACAACTCGTCGAGATGGCTGAGCGTTTGCTAAACTGTGAGCAGGTGCATGTAGGAGCCTGCGGATTGGGAGATGCACTGACGGCTATCTCGGAGCGTCAAGGTCTATACCGCCAAGTCTATTGGCACGCCGATGGCGGTCCCGATGTCAAACAGGTTTCGTTCCGGACGGGTCTAGACCGACATGATCCGACGAATGCACCACTGCGCATCTTGCCGGGAAGCCATCTGAGAGCGAAGGAGGAAATCTGGGAAGAACTGTTACAGTTGGAGATCGCTACAGGGCAGCACGATCTTGCGCCGAAGGAACTTTATGCGAAGCACCCTACCGAGGTTGAGGTGCTCCTCGATCCGCGCTGGACATTGGTTTGGACACCGAGCTGCTGGCACGCAACAGGTGTCAAGACAGCTGCCGGACCTCGCCGGGCGATGGGTTGGAACTACTTTCCCGCCGGCGGCAGAAAGCGTGATGTAGAGGCGTTGAAGTACATTTTTTCCGAAGAATGGAAAGATTGGAGTGACGAACGAAAGCAGCTTTGGGGATTGCTAGACTGA
- the argJ gene encoding bifunctional glutamate N-acetyltransferase/amino-acid acetyltransferase ArgJ, which produces MKQIDGGITAVPGLKATGVHAGLKPDNEKDVALIAADAPAVAAGVFTKNRVCAPVVLVCRENLSDNTGQAIVINSKNANACTGEVGMKNARQMASLVGEALGIDPSLVLVASTGVIGQQLPMDKISNGIRLAAPALDPDGGHDAALAIMTTDTVPKEIAVEFEIGGKIARIGGMTKGAGMIAPNLATMLAFLATDVNIASEPLQQALRESAAKSFNRMTIDTDSSTNDTVLILATGTAGNAEITDTTNGDYEAFCEVLDSACIELAKKIARDGEGATKLVEVVVKGGKNETEGEMAARSIAESPLVKTAVFGSDANWGRIMMAAGKSGAEFDPYQVDVWLGDYQLVKDGMDAGFDEDKATALFSKDTVTITVDLNAGDATVTMWTCDYSHDYISINADYRTAKQKKSET; this is translated from the coding sequence ATGAAACAGATTGATGGCGGAATAACAGCAGTACCGGGGTTGAAGGCGACCGGCGTCCACGCTGGACTGAAGCCGGATAACGAAAAGGATGTCGCCTTGATAGCAGCGGACGCGCCGGCGGTTGCAGCGGGGGTATTCACGAAAAATCGTGTGTGTGCCCCGGTGGTTTTGGTGTGCCGTGAAAATCTCAGTGACAATACAGGTCAAGCGATTGTCATCAACAGCAAGAACGCTAACGCATGTACGGGCGAGGTCGGCATGAAGAACGCACGACAGATGGCCTCGTTGGTGGGGGAAGCACTCGGCATCGATCCAAGTCTCGTATTGGTGGCTTCAACGGGAGTCATCGGGCAGCAGTTACCGATGGATAAAATCAGTAACGGTATCCGTCTCGCTGCTCCGGCGCTGGACCCAGATGGAGGGCATGACGCTGCCCTTGCAATCATGACAACAGATACCGTCCCCAAAGAGATTGCTGTGGAGTTTGAAATTGGGGGAAAAATCGCTCGGATTGGTGGCATGACGAAAGGGGCAGGGATGATTGCTCCGAATCTTGCCACGATGCTCGCTTTTCTGGCGACAGATGTGAACATCGCCAGTGAGCCGCTACAGCAGGCGTTACGTGAGTCCGCTGCGAAGTCTTTCAATCGGATGACGATTGATACGGATAGCAGTACAAACGATACGGTGCTAATCTTGGCAACAGGCACCGCAGGGAATGCAGAAATCACTGACACAACTAATGGCGACTACGAGGCATTCTGTGAAGTACTAGACTCTGCCTGCATTGAGTTAGCGAAGAAAATCGCCCGTGATGGAGAAGGCGCAACGAAGTTGGTTGAGGTAGTCGTTAAAGGTGGGAAGAACGAAACGGAAGGGGAGATGGCAGCCCGTTCAATCGCCGAATCGCCGCTCGTGAAGACTGCTGTTTTCGGCTCAGACGCAAATTGGGGACGTATCATGATGGCGGCTGGAAAATCGGGCGCGGAATTTGACCCGTATCAGGTAGATGTTTGGCTCGGTGACTATCAACTGGTCAAGGATGGAATGGACGCCGGATTTGATGAGGATAAAGCAACGGCACTCTTTTCCAAGGATACCGTGACCATTACGGTTGATCTGAATGCCGGCGATGCAACCGTCACCATGTGGACGTGTGACTATTCCCACGATTATATTAGCATCAATGCGGACTACCGGACTGCAAAACAAAAAAAGAGTGAAACGTGA
- the tsaB gene encoding tRNA (adenosine(37)-N6)-threonylcarbamoyltransferase complex dimerization subunit type 1 TsaB — translation MMDPNGSPSIKILGVDTSTPIGSVGLIDGARFVAEHTLSIVKAHSSRLMPAIDQILKWGDLAVHDLDACAVGIGPGSFTGIRIGVGTIKSLCYALKKPIIGISTLEAIAYNLRYTDKLICPILDARKDEVYGAVFRGGQNLLRKSDDLCVPIESLLSQIDDDVIFVGDGLRRYAPVVQAQFGEDVPLADPIFNVPRGVSIARIGYDRLLDGQSGDYFSLTPNYVRDSVT, via the coding sequence ATGATGGATCCTAATGGCTCTCCGAGCATAAAAATTCTTGGTGTTGATACATCAACGCCCATCGGCAGCGTCGGTCTGATTGATGGAGCACGTTTTGTTGCTGAACATACACTCAGCATTGTGAAAGCCCATTCATCTAGATTGATGCCCGCTATAGACCAAATCTTAAAGTGGGGAGATTTAGCTGTCCACGACCTCGACGCATGTGCTGTTGGGATCGGTCCGGGTTCATTTACGGGCATCCGAATTGGAGTAGGCACAATCAAATCGCTCTGCTACGCCCTCAAGAAACCGATCATCGGTATCTCGACGCTGGAAGCAATCGCATACAATCTCCGCTACACAGACAAACTAATCTGCCCAATCCTCGACGCACGAAAAGATGAAGTATACGGTGCAGTCTTTCGTGGAGGGCAAAATCTCCTGCGAAAGTCTGACGACCTTTGTGTGCCGATTGAGTCGCTATTGAGTCAGATTGATGACGATGTGATTTTTGTCGGTGATGGCCTGCGGCGATACGCACCCGTTGTTCAGGCGCAATTTGGCGAAGATGTGCCTCTCGCTGATCCGATTTTTAACGTGCCGCGCGGCGTGAGTATCGCACGAATCGGCTACGACCGATTGCTCGATGGACAATCTGGCGATTACTTCTCACTGACGCCTAACTATGTTCGCGACAGCGTTACGTAG